gtacaggctaattgggaacaagtgggtgctatgattgggtataaaaacagcttcccaaaaaatgctcagtctttcacaagaaaggatagggcgaggtacacccctttgtccacaactgcgtgagcaaatagtcaaacagtttaagaacaacatttctcaaagttaaattgcaagaaatttagggatttcaacatctacggtccataatatcatcaaaaggttcagagaatctggagaaatcactccacgtaagcggcagggCCGGAAACCAacgttgaatgaccgtgaccttcgatccctcagacggcactgtatcaaaaaccgacatcaatctctaaaggatatcaccacatgggctcaggaacacttcagaaaaccactgtcactaaatacagttcatcgctacatctgtaagtgcaagttaaagctctactatgcaaagcgaaagccatttatcaacaacatccagaaacgccgctggcttctctgggcccgagatcatctaaggtgtactcatgcaaagtggaaaagtgttctgtggtctgacgagtccacatttcaaattgtttttcgaaatattcgacattgtgtcatccggacgaaaggggaagcgaaccatccagactgttatcgacgcaaaagccagcatctgtgatggtatgggggtgcattagtgcccaaggcatgggtgacttacacatctgtgaaggcaccattaatgctgaaaggtacatacaggttttggaacaacatgtgctgccatctaagcgccgtctttttcatggacgcccctgcttatttcagcaagacaatgccaagccacattcagcacgtgttacaacagcgtggcttcgtaaaaaaagagtgcgggtactttcctggcctgcctgcagtccagacttgtctcccatcaaaaatgtgtggcgcaattatgaagtgtaaaatacgacagcggagaccccgaactgttgaacgacttaagctctatataaaacaagaatgggaaagaattccactttcaaagcttcaacaattagtttcctcagttcccaatcgtttattgagtgttgttgaaagaaaaggccatgtaacacagtggtgaacatgccctttcccaactactttggcacgtgttgcagccatgaaattctaagttaattattatttgcaaaaaaaataaataaagtttatgagtttgaacatcaaatgtcttgtctttgtagtgtattcaattgagtatgggttgaaaaggatttgcaaatcattgtattccgtttatatttacatctaacacaatttcccaactcatatggaaacagggtttgtatatactatTGTGCAACAATCATAAGCCACCATTAAAAGTGGAGTTAATTTCATTGCTCTTGTCCCTGTCATCCTGCCAGTGGACTTCCTGCGGAATTTGTTTTCTCGCTCTTTGGGCCTCGGCTCAACAGAAAAGGTTTTGGATGATTTGACTTTGGAAGGAGTGGCGCAATACATTCTAAGTGGCAAATGTGAGTCTCTGTCCGTGCTGTTTCACTTTGTCATCAACTTTTGTGTTGTGAAGTTGACTACAATGTGCTTCTTTACAGGTAAAAATATCATCTGCTTGGCTGGTGCAGGCATATCTACATGTGAGTATTTAAAGGAAAGAGATAGTCGCCTTTAAGCAAGGCTTCACTTCAATAACTCAAAATGTGCACAGCGGCTGGGATTCCCGATTTTCGCTCACCCGGTACTGGTCTGTATGCAAACCTGCAGCAATATAACCTTCCATACCCAGAGGCCATCTTCCAGTTAGATTACTTTAAGGTTGgttgaagtttttttttgttaaaagcaaATGCAACTGACCTAAAATCATGGACTATAACACTGTAGTATGCCTATCATGATTGCtcacaaaataaatcaaatggcAGTGAAAAGGTAACTTTTACACTTTGGACCCCTTTTTTTTTATCCTAGAAACATCCAGAGCCCTTCTTTGCCTTGGCCAAGGAGCTTTTCCCTGGAGAATTTAGGGTAAAGTCAAGTCAGCCATGATAACATACTGTACATGCCTTGAATGATAACCTCAGCAATGGAATCACTTCAGCTGTGTTTCTTCTTTCTTTTGCTACAGCCGACCGTCTGTCACTACTTCATGAAGCTGCTGAAAGACAAGGGTCTTCTCAAACGCTGCTACACGCAGGCAAGGAGAAAAAAAATCGGGTCTCTTTTTCATACGTCCACCAGTTTCCGTACTAATATTGACTTATTTGTGACCATTTAGAATATCGACACACTGGAGCGCGTGGCCGGGCTTAAGGGCGGCGATCTGATTGAAGCTCACGGAACGTTTCACAAGTCCCACTGCGTCAAATTCACCTGCCGCAAAGAGTACGACCTGGACTGGATGAAAGGTGTTTATTTAGGTTATTTCCACTTTCAGTTTTGGAACTAAAACTTCCTTCTCTTTGTAGAACAAATCTTTTCGGATGACATTCCAAAATGTGAGAAATGCAACAGTCTGGTCAAACCAGGTCAGTTTCCCCCCCCCAATTTAATTGTTCTGCTGTCCCTTCAACAATCTACCTTACTTTTGACCAAAAACATGTCAGTCATCCTCTGTGCGTCCTCCTTTTCCAAGATATCATCTTCTTTGGAGAGAGCTTGCCTGTGCGGTTCTTTACCTCGATGAAGACGGTGAGCTGACATGGAGGCTGCATTTGCAAAGGATGAGTTGCAAGTTATCTGTTTATTTTCTCTTGGCACATCCAGGACTTCCCCCGCTGTGATCTTCTCATCATTATGGGCACGTCTCTGCAGGTGCAACCTTTTGCAAGTCTGGTCAACAGGTACTGTGAATCATTTAAACTCTTGCTGAATAGTTTGTATCTTTTCTCATTCTCCCTTCctgtgttgtttttttctattCAGGGTTTCCAAAACCTGCCCCAGGTTGCTCATCAACATGGAAAAAGCCGGCCAGGTGAGGTCCTTACCTTGTATCCGATAACTCTGCTCCGATTTATGTAGTATTAATTATGTTTCTGGTATACTTTAAACCATATTGTTTGTTTAGTCTGACCCTATGCTAGGTATGCTGGGTTTTGGAGGAGGGATGGACTTTGACTCAGACAATGCTTACAGGTAAGATGTGATGCACCTACCGTATTTCTATGCAGCTATTTCACACACCTGTCTGCAGGGGTAGGCGGATCAATACAAATGTAAACAGAAACGATACACAATATAGCATCAGTATATGGCAATTACTAGAATGATTATTGTCTCAAAATAAAAGTAGTTTttgtatccaaacaacaaaataataagttCTTGTTACATTCTAATAGAACGGTATATGGGTCTgcgttgcagcagaaagtaaCAAGCTaggaacagtaaattagcaagtagatgctTGTAGGATAAGGAAATAGCAAACGGATACCAGGTAGAAGTTTATTTATTTGCAACAGCCGACTAACAAGTAAAAagattttaaagtaccaatgattgtcacacacacactaggtgtggtgaaatttgtcctctgcatttgacccatccccttgctcaccacctgtgaggtgaggggagcagtgagcaacagcggtgccatgcccgggaatcatttttggtgatttaacccccaattccaacccttgatactgagtgtcaagcagggaggtaatgggtcccatttttatagtctttggtatgactcggctggggtttgaactagggatgatgtttgataagaaattatcgagttcgagccaattatcgaatcctcttatcgaacagattccttatcgattctcttatcgaatccagataggttgttgtatatggaaaaaaacaaatatttggtttaacaaaagctcacttttattgtataagaaaaaaataaaataaaataaataaatattgactgttaccccccctaaaaaaataaaataaataaatattgactgttgttacccaaagtatattatgtgggatttttcagaaaaacaaatatatacagtaacacaaaaacaacctgtctctgtgatcactataggtgtataaataatgatatagtgttaaataaaatcagtcccttgggcacaaaactgaaaataatacagctctccaaaaagtgcacttctgctgctattggaacatactaactacacacacaggcagacagctaacaaacaatccaagacgtctaataaagttccacagtagattaatccatttaggctcttgattgttgttgatcttgcttttcaAAACatagagaccaaacaggaaatactgacCAAACAAGAGCACCAAGACAGGAAATGATTTAaaaacacaggaagtagaaactagaAATACGAGCACCGTACAGGAATTGAAAcaccaaacacaggaaaacacaaacacgACCAAACAGTCAGTAGCAAGCCTGACTTATATccgtctatccattttctaccgcttgtcccttttttgaggtcgcggggggtgctggagcctatctcagctgcattcgggcggaaggcagggtacaccctggacaagtcgctacctcatcgcagggccaacacagatagacagacaacattcacactcacattcacacactagggccaatttagtgttgccaatcaacctatccccaggtgcatggttTTGGcggtaggaggaagccggagtacccggagggaacgcacgcagtcacggggagaacatgcaaactccacacagaaagatcctgagcccgggattgaaccaaggattattcaggaccttcgtattgtgaggcacatgcactaacccctgtgccgccGTGCTGCCCGCCTGACAATAtagtttaaaagtaataatacaaCTGGTAAGTACGCAATATGTTACgacatacatcagcagctaaatttaggagcctttgtaacctgttttcaaAGGGTTCCATTATCTATAAATAAGTATATATCAGCACAATATTAAAAGtatttccttattctcttttattacatacaattgtttgaacaTAACAAAGTCAATAGCACACAAAAGCTAAACAAAACCAAATTCTACTATCTATAAGACATTCTAATTCTTTTGCCCTGTATGTGTCCAAGGAATTATTCCatgaatttgtaaacattaacaaaaacaacaaaaaaaactatttaatatCACCCTtatcactctagtatcgatcatatactgatattacCCTTGCTCTCCACGCTAACAATTCATAGCTTGATCCGCCTTTCTCACGTGTTGTGCACCTCTGGCTACAACAATGCTGACACTCCAACAGTTGTATTATTCTCTCTTTAGACTCTTATGGATATACTTATTAATTTCATGTTAATAACTGCGTACTTTCTTCTGTATAGATTTTTAGGCCATTTTCTTGCCTACGCAGCAAGCATTTTGACTCTTGCATTTTGTTACACTTAGCAAGTTTCAGTTTCGAGTTCAGTCTTCGAAACCTGGATACATAGCTTTCACTACACCGACTATCTCCTCCCCCTGCAAACCCTCCCACATAGGGTGCATGTAACTCTAAGACAAACTTAACGCTGCGTTGGTGCAGACCCTGAAGGCTGTGTTTTCTCAGCTTGTAGGAAATAACCTCCTGTGTATAATCGACTCATTAAGAGTTGGCTACAAGCGGACACCTTCTCCGATGTTGGATAAACacttgaaaatgaaaaatgactGTTGTAAAGCATTGATaagttccagctgcaataacacttgCCTTCTTTCTTTAATTACCAATGTACACTCATGACAAAGGAATCCAACAAGCTAACTTATCGACAAGAATTGTGGTTGCTCACCCTGACAAAAAGCAATAAAAGCAGGGGTGTCCCGTTTGTTGTTTTTAATGGCCCGGTTTAATGGCCCCGGTTGTATCATTATGTTTGATAAGATGACGAACAGGTAATGCTAACAAACCATTAAGGCCAAGTTGGTGAAAACAATATCTGATGGAGGTAATGATTTGTGTGGCGAttactgggataggttccagcccaCCCAAAACCCcatccccccgctaccccaagaaggacaatcagtagaaaatggatggatggataatggatACTGTACTATACTGATGAATGGATACTGTAACAGTCACCTTCTGGTATATACAACCAGAAGATGCCAAAGGCAAAGATTATTATTGTCTCTGTTAGAAAGTGTTCAttggtgtgtttgttttgtttggaaGATCATTTGATTTACCTCCAGCGATTTTAATTACCTTTTCTTAAAGTcagcaaaatgtattaaaaaacaatATGCACCTCATTTATAATTGCAACTTTCCTCAAAACTAttttaataaaattataaaacGAATTGTCCTTCTGACGTCAATTGCAATGtagttttaatcatatttatacaCGTTTAGGTATAAAATCCTAAGAGATCATGTCATTTCTAATGTAAATTTTTCTGCTTGTATAAAGAACAACGTTTCAGTACTGTACCTTCTTCTAAGATGCTAGATTGGTGGCTGCTACCAGTGTTGTTGTTGAACCTAGTTGTGATGTATACTAACTAAAAATTATGTTAAATGATATGTTACGTCTAAGGTATCACTGAGTTATGAATAGTAAGGGTATTATTTGCAACACCGAAGAAGAAAAAATCTACAGTGTGTTATTCAACAGGATAAATATTTTAGAAAATCAAAGCTACAggaaagtaaattaataatttatATACAAAACATAGACAGAGGAACATTTTAGCACATTGCTACTGCTGCTCCCACCGCTGATATAAAAGAGGATGTAAGTTGTGTTTATTGTTGTGATTAGTATCAGAAATAGCTGGTAGAAAATGTTTGATCCAGATAATACATGGGTGGTTTCTCTTTCCTCTCTAACCAGAGATGTTGCTCATATCAGTACATGCGATGACGGCTGTATGGCACTAGCTGAGCTGCTGGGATGGAAGGtaatatcactgttttttacttcTGTTTCTTCAGTAATTTTTTTAACTGTCAGGCACTTCACTTGCAACAACAATTTAAAGCATTTGTGCTGTGTTGGTGAAAGGAATTTACCTTTTCTACTCTTAAAGGGGCACtatgctatacatatatatatatgtatatatataaattgtgtgtatatatatgtgtgtgtgtacagtttatgtatgtgttgtgtgtatatatatataagcctgtatgtgtgtgtgtgtgtgtgtatgtatgtatatatatatatatatatatatatatatatataagcctgtATGTAtgggtgtgcgtgtgcgtgtatgtagatatatatgtgtatatatatttgtcaaAACAAGAGCACTAGAACAGAAAGTGATACTAAACACAGGTAAATAATGAACAAATTGCAAACTGTACGCCCCCCTCACATAACGGATtgcagactagggttgtacggtataccagtagcaattaattaaaatgttacaatactgcttttgaaaaataccGATACCATTTTTTCATCCATATGCCGAGGTGCATGATGTTGAGTttgtcaaaacacacacacaaagtgcatacaagcaataacatcatggagaggaagaatggcaaaaaaatgtCAAATCTACTGATTAatgcgtgaagcgcaatatggaggtatttgggcttcaaaactaaaaaCAGGGAGGCGCCACGCTGCAAGAATTGCTTTAAAACGtacctcgccaaatgtggcgattagtattaccacctttgcttcaaacttcaatcaatcaatcaatcaatctttatttatatagccctaaatcacaagtgtctcaaagggctgcacaagccacaacgacatcctcggtacaaagcccacatacgggcaaggaaaaactcaccccagtgggacgtcgatgtgaatgactatgagaaaccttggagaggaccgcatatgtgggtaaccccccccctctaggggagaccgaaagcaatggatgtcgagtgggtctgacataatattgtgagagtccagtccatagtggatccaacataatagtaagagtccagtccatagtggggccttaAAGCATTCAGAGCTGCACAATGAGTTATAAGTGACAGGCAAtattgtagttgttacacctacATGCAGACCGTATTCGAGTTCCCTCCATGGTCGATGTATTCGttgggggcaacacccttcactttaaccGGCAATGGGTCTGATGAGCTCCGCTTTCAAACGAGGCCGccgattattattagttttgcaggacaaaaccggacccgttcatcactctactgcgcagtgcacaGTGCACACTCCACccctctctctctttactcgcccactcactcactgatatCACTCAGCCAACACTTtgccattctcacaaacacacatacgctactctcatagcatagttaaccagctcccctgctgtgcacatgtagatacgtagcaCAGGGCTGCTTgtcttgatgccaaatattagcggagttgAAACCGCCCAATTAGctaactaatgcaagtgaaatcactgaattttgtaacaaattactACAATTTGTGTTGTATCTTTTACAATGTGAGTTTTAcatgctacatggcttatctgtgtacttttatccatagttttgtttttagtatttactaataatCGTAttgttcttaaagcacagaccaggaggtGTAATCATAAAtaatgaagcatttaatataatgtcaatatagctttttattttattctaactTAAtcattgattatggcagactatatgtaatatggaaaattgtaaattgttgtttgggtgcaacaagaaaagcccaatgtgtttaatgccttttatttGTTAACCATctgaaattgttctttgagtgcaataggaaacatttgtttaatgtatcataaaatgttctgttaaaataaagccaatattgaaattttttgtagttccctttatttttaaagtattgatatacattttggtaccggtaccaaattattggtatcgggacaatcctATTGCAGACATTATAAGGCGGTCCCagacaaaacataaaaaataggACGCTTAAAAGAAAGGCTCTAATTTTCCAAAATGCACTACCTCGATGCTAATATACTTTGGCTTTGCCATATACGTGCTACTGGTAAGCATCAGTGACTGAAACTGAGCATTAGACTCAGTAGTGTAAgacaaaatactggacagtatAGTTATAATTAGCTTATTGTTAAAtttcaaataaaacaattattttattaataaagaattaacatttattaacacattaacacaTGCCATTGAGTATttgtattgattcccaggtactagGAATTGGcaccgtatcagttcaaatgtgaatggtaccC
The genomic region above belongs to Nerophis lumbriciformis linkage group LG30, RoL_Nlum_v2.1, whole genome shotgun sequence and contains:
- the sirt2 gene encoding NAD-dependent protein deacetylase sirtuin-2, which produces MSDASGPPNKKEEEDTTSEPEEQSDDSSEEEAVGNSEMDFLRNLFSRSLGLGSTEKVLDDLTLEGVAQYILSGKCKNIICLAGAGISTSAGIPDFRSPGTGLYANLQQYNLPYPEAIFQLDYFKKHPEPFFALAKELFPGEFRPTVCHYFMKLLKDKGLLKRCYTQNIDTLERVAGLKGGDLIEAHGTFHKSHCVKFTCRKEYDLDWMKEQIFSDDIPKCEKCNSLVKPDIIFFGESLPVRFFTSMKTDFPRCDLLIIMGTSLQVQPFASLVNRVSKTCPRLLINMEKAGQSDPMLGMLGFGGGMDFDSDNAYRDVAHISTCDDGCMALAELLGWKAELEELVKREHARIDAQDVEGKSSQSQGASSSSVAPESK